From a single Vibrio tubiashii genomic region:
- a CDS encoding glycosyltransferase family 4 protein, which yields MAKNKTLIFDPITFKGGSKIATSDALNVCRVTSNEFIVLTVDPEFWKATEFYAKHNVTLRKVSAVSWLMKKHNGAFYWLNQLYLLLIMLKTLVMERGIAKIVGASGPGVDMPMYLLKAFLNIEVTQFIHGNVGLSRSIGYCLTIADAVFYLPSTRKSLKVALEAYLQHATKIEDTSALAESYLKSSSYQSFVNGIPAQRWPTECQKSVPICFWAASLLKWKGLDTLIEASKHAARCKPIALNVCFIRPVDTCLPVSTAPVLLKHTEWYEDPDNLDEIRSQSNIFVSTSCNEPFGLSILEALAAGMCVVIPQDGSFWDQQLTHNENCIKYQPNNADSLCDALLYATNDSQAFERCCTNARVVAEQYKAEYRYQRFAQHINGDIVTSMIRACD from the coding sequence ATGGCTAAAAACAAAACATTGATTTTTGACCCCATCACATTCAAAGGTGGTTCTAAGATTGCGACCAGTGACGCACTTAATGTTTGCCGAGTCACCAGCAATGAATTTATTGTGCTGACCGTCGATCCAGAGTTCTGGAAAGCGACAGAGTTCTATGCCAAACACAATGTCACTTTACGCAAAGTTTCCGCGGTTTCTTGGCTGATGAAAAAGCATAACGGTGCCTTCTACTGGTTAAACCAACTCTACCTTTTGCTCATTATGCTCAAAACCTTGGTGATGGAACGCGGTATAGCCAAAATAGTGGGAGCTTCCGGTCCTGGAGTCGACATGCCAATGTACTTGCTTAAAGCTTTCTTAAACATTGAAGTCACCCAATTTATCCACGGTAATGTGGGGCTATCACGGTCTATCGGCTACTGCCTGACAATAGCAGACGCAGTTTTCTATTTGCCATCTACTCGCAAAAGTCTAAAGGTTGCTCTTGAAGCTTATCTTCAACACGCAACAAAGATTGAAGATACCTCGGCCTTGGCGGAAAGCTATTTAAAATCCTCAAGCTATCAGTCATTTGTCAATGGCATTCCTGCGCAGCGTTGGCCCACAGAATGTCAGAAGAGTGTTCCTATCTGCTTCTGGGCCGCTTCGCTATTAAAGTGGAAAGGTCTCGATACGCTTATAGAAGCCTCCAAACATGCTGCACGCTGTAAACCTATTGCGCTTAACGTTTGCTTTATTCGTCCTGTAGACACCTGCCTGCCTGTGTCTACAGCGCCAGTGTTACTAAAACACACAGAATGGTACGAAGACCCTGACAATCTTGATGAAATCAGAAGCCAGTCTAACATCTTTGTCTCTACCAGCTGTAACGAGCCCTTCGGTCTTTCAATCCTCGAAGCATTAGCCGCCGGTATGTGCGTAGTAATTCCACAAGACGGCTCCTTTTGGGATCAGCAATTGACGCACAATGAAAACTGCATCAAGTATCAACCAAACAACGCTGATTCATTGTGTGATGCTTTGCTTTACGCAACGAACGATAGCCAAGCATTTGAACGTTGCTGCACAAACGCACGAGTCGTCGCTGAACAATACAAAGCTGAATACCGCTATCAGAGATTTGCGCAGCATATAAACGGTGACATTGTCACATCGATGATTCGTGCTTGTGACTAG
- a CDS encoding acyltransferase produces the protein MLAQQLNHFKVWLQHNENPAYRKLFLILKAIRACDIPTPKLFNKFVGLLYSAFSSVWGNLLRVSVHTPAFKGRLSKYGRGLYLFGGVPFISGPLTISLGDDCRISGQTTFSARPQSNNPQLIVGSNVDIGWQSTFAIGHKIVIGDNVRIAGRAFIFGYSGHSLDAAMRAKGFGDLDCDVGDIILENDVWLGTNVTVCPNVTIGEGTIVGTGSVVTKDLPPYVVAAGNPARVIRSLADSSTSNEENRHA, from the coding sequence ATGTTGGCTCAGCAATTAAACCACTTCAAAGTTTGGCTACAACACAATGAGAATCCTGCGTATCGCAAATTGTTTCTCATTTTGAAAGCAATTCGTGCATGCGATATTCCAACACCCAAGCTGTTTAACAAGTTTGTTGGTCTACTCTATTCTGCATTCAGCTCTGTTTGGGGAAACCTTCTGCGTGTTTCAGTACACACTCCCGCCTTTAAAGGGCGACTATCAAAATACGGTAGAGGACTTTACCTGTTTGGTGGTGTGCCTTTTATCTCTGGTCCCTTAACTATCTCCTTAGGCGATGATTGTCGTATTTCAGGACAAACTACTTTTAGTGCTCGACCTCAATCTAACAATCCTCAGCTCATTGTTGGTAGCAATGTTGATATTGGCTGGCAAAGCACATTCGCAATCGGCCATAAAATCGTAATTGGTGACAATGTTCGTATTGCTGGTCGAGCTTTTATCTTCGGCTATTCGGGTCACTCTTTAGATGCGGCTATGCGGGCAAAAGGTTTTGGAGATCTAGATTGCGACGTCGGCGATATCATCCTCGAAAACGACGTATGGCTTGGTACAAACGTGACGGTTTGCCCAAATGTCACTATTGGTGAAGGCACTATCGTTGGCACCGGAAGCGTCGTTACCAAGGATCTCCCTCCCTATGTGGTAGCAGCGGGTAATCCAGCAAGAGTAATTCGTTCGCTTGCTGACTCTTCAACTAGTAATGAGGAAAACCGTCATGCGTGA
- a CDS encoding ATP-binding protein, whose translation MTLRSKTILGIAVIEITVLVILVLSAMSFLSDSNEKQLLQRANSSAVMFTHAAKDAVLSTDIATLEDLVQEFMTLEDVAYVRVLRNGNEMACAGDKQLLQRSMLSDSSLNDVDDGIFDLRTPIESNGTVYGYVDIGFETNAIKTMLDEAQKAIISIATIEVVLVAIFSFILGTYLTRNLSRLTAAANTVGQHGPGFQLNEHSKDELGEVTKAFDEMSAKLERDYQVLTEAREGAEQANDSKSRFLASMSHEIRTPMNGVLGILNILEETKLTDEQKKLVNTATESGHFLLSVINDILDFTRMESNTLILEDKPFDFRHCVESVVDSFSPTASSQNLILHCFIEGTVPSKVSGDKNRVKQILLNLIGNAIKFTHEGSVTIKVRSEAVTQNKAKIVCQIQDTGIGISKSAIEYLFDEFTMVDQTYSRSKEGSGLGLAICRRLCNLMDGEVSVESEPGIGSTFTFDITLAIADDLITSPTTQAKRQELLRPDARILVAEDNKANQLVIREMFKRVGLSIDIAENGKHAVSMVQEYQYDLIFMDISMPEMDGMEACQAIRHLEDEDTAGLPIIALTAHSLAGDKEKFLASGMDDYLSKPLRLSQLIEKINLFLNNDNVEDEAQRIEPSRLNEQHNTYKKTQQNLSNQRKETAGLELVDEQILQQMIEDTSAEVIPLLIDHYVEESEQRLAKIYQAMDDKDKETLEFEAHTLGSSSLALGNRTLSNLARKIEHMCLDGQQEQAFSFKQELEHLAQQSLQALEERKQQGFSEPTQL comes from the coding sequence ATGACATTGCGTTCGAAGACAATATTGGGTATTGCTGTTATTGAGATCACTGTGCTCGTTATTCTGGTGTTGAGTGCGATGAGCTTTCTCTCTGATTCAAATGAGAAACAGCTCCTACAACGTGCCAACTCAAGCGCCGTTATGTTTACCCATGCGGCTAAAGATGCCGTGTTATCAACGGATATCGCTACACTCGAAGATCTTGTTCAAGAGTTTATGACTTTAGAGGATGTGGCTTATGTTCGGGTGCTACGCAATGGAAATGAAATGGCGTGCGCTGGTGATAAGCAACTCCTGCAACGCTCAATGCTTAGTGACAGCTCTTTGAACGATGTGGATGACGGTATTTTCGATCTGCGTACTCCTATTGAAAGCAATGGTACAGTTTACGGCTACGTGGATATTGGTTTTGAAACTAACGCGATTAAAACCATGCTCGATGAGGCACAAAAAGCCATCATTAGTATTGCAACCATAGAAGTGGTGTTAGTCGCTATCTTTTCATTTATTCTCGGAACCTATCTTACACGAAACCTTTCTCGTTTAACCGCAGCCGCAAACACAGTCGGTCAGCATGGCCCCGGGTTCCAACTTAACGAGCATTCAAAAGATGAGCTTGGTGAAGTGACCAAAGCTTTCGATGAAATGTCAGCCAAACTGGAAAGAGACTATCAAGTCCTTACCGAAGCAAGAGAAGGTGCAGAACAAGCCAATGATTCTAAAAGTCGCTTCTTAGCCTCAATGTCTCACGAGATACGCACACCGATGAATGGTGTACTTGGGATTTTAAATATACTGGAAGAGACAAAACTCACCGATGAACAGAAGAAACTGGTCAACACCGCAACCGAATCAGGGCATTTCTTGTTATCTGTCATCAATGACATTCTTGATTTTACGCGAATGGAGTCCAATACACTGATTTTGGAAGACAAACCATTCGATTTCCGTCACTGTGTTGAAAGTGTCGTCGATTCTTTCTCTCCCACCGCATCCAGCCAAAACTTGATACTGCATTGTTTTATTGAAGGGACGGTGCCGAGCAAAGTTAGTGGTGACAAAAATCGAGTGAAGCAAATCCTGCTTAATTTAATTGGTAACGCAATCAAGTTTACCCATGAAGGCAGCGTCACAATTAAAGTCCGTTCCGAGGCTGTTACACAAAACAAAGCGAAAATCGTCTGTCAGATTCAAGACACTGGCATAGGGATCAGCAAAAGTGCTATCGAGTATCTGTTTGATGAGTTTACTATGGTTGATCAAACATACTCTCGCAGTAAAGAAGGCTCAGGTCTTGGTCTGGCGATTTGCCGACGTCTGTGTAATCTTATGGATGGCGAAGTCAGCGTAGAGAGTGAGCCGGGTATCGGAAGCACATTCACTTTTGATATTACGCTAGCGATTGCCGATGACTTAATTACTTCTCCGACGACACAGGCAAAACGTCAAGAGTTACTCCGCCCAGATGCCCGTATTCTTGTCGCTGAAGACAACAAAGCAAACCAACTCGTCATCCGTGAAATGTTTAAGCGTGTTGGTCTCTCAATCGATATTGCTGAAAATGGTAAACACGCCGTATCAATGGTGCAAGAGTATCAATATGACCTGATATTTATGGACATTTCTATGCCAGAAATGGACGGTATGGAAGCTTGCCAAGCCATTCGACATCTTGAAGACGAGGATACCGCTGGCTTACCTATCATTGCACTGACGGCTCACTCCCTCGCTGGTGATAAAGAGAAGTTTCTTGCGTCAGGTATGGACGATTACTTGTCAAAACCTCTTAGGTTGTCACAACTAATTGAAAAAATTAATCTATTCTTAAATAACGACAATGTTGAAGATGAAGCTCAAAGAATAGAGCCATCACGATTGAATGAGCAACATAATACATATAAAAAGACACAACAGAACCTAAGTAATCAACGTAAGGAAACGGCGGGTTTGGAACTGGTAGACGAACAAATTTTACAGCAAATGATCGAAGATACGAGCGCGGAAGTTATCCCTTTGCTAATCGACCACTACGTTGAAGAATCTGAGCAGCGCCTGGCGAAGATTTATCAGGCCATGGATGACAAAGACAAAGAGACGTTAGAGTTTGAAGCGCACACATTGGGCAGTTCTTCACTCGCTCTGGGGAATCGCACATTGTCTAATCTCGCGAGAAAAATCGAACACATGTGTTTGGATGGTCAGCAAGAACAAGCATTCTCCTTTAAGCAAGAGCTGGAACATCTCGCCCAACAGTCCTTGCAAGCACTCGAAGAGCGCAAACAACAAGGGTTCAGCGAACCGACACAACTATAA
- a CDS encoding lipopolysaccharide biosynthesis protein: MNTEHIKSISLYAVSLFLIKGVSLFTLPLMAHYLSPSQIGHLELLGVTTVFFSLIVGLAMHENLYRFIGTVSSKVVRKRKASQLYSATLLLSMSLSALLLIGYYLLPFKADSITHEQVLFMALVLCYEAPLAISLAWLRLHNQAGLFFKICVSTVIAQVSLLIIALLHKPDVTVIFALNVICTFVQFLFLHIYINFPLMLPNKDRMKRYIRYSAPLMLSGVVAFGLSGAERWLIAGATNLETLGMYAIAAKFALAVGILIQPFHMWWMPKRFEAMDNKGAGYVANVTTQGAVLLCVISVTAAWLSQIFITIALPESYQPAVALVGMTITMMLFKELVELTNFGILYKKNTTQLLYINVTSTVLAFIVCFASIESGIEAILWGLIAGQLCRFALTIWFSQQAHYLAYPSSNIFALLTLTALFLLTSRYHQNIEVSALMLLLQPLGVVAFAIRFKLISGVSLKSLTHTFNNYLGKSL, encoded by the coding sequence ATGAACACAGAACATATTAAAAGCATTAGCCTATACGCCGTCAGCTTGTTCTTAATTAAAGGTGTATCCCTGTTCACATTGCCTTTGATGGCACACTACTTATCGCCATCTCAAATCGGTCACTTAGAGCTACTAGGCGTCACGACCGTGTTTTTCAGCCTCATCGTCGGTCTCGCCATGCATGAAAATCTTTATCGCTTTATCGGCACGGTCAGTAGTAAAGTCGTTAGAAAGAGAAAAGCATCTCAACTGTACAGCGCAACACTTCTTCTCTCTATGTCTCTTAGCGCTTTGTTGCTCATAGGTTACTACTTATTGCCTTTCAAAGCAGATTCGATCACTCATGAACAAGTCCTATTTATGGCGTTGGTCCTCTGCTATGAAGCTCCTTTAGCGATAAGTCTAGCGTGGTTGAGGCTGCACAATCAGGCAGGGTTGTTTTTTAAGATTTGTGTCAGCACTGTTATTGCCCAAGTGTCATTACTTATCATTGCGTTATTACATAAGCCTGATGTGACGGTGATATTCGCGCTTAACGTCATTTGCACATTCGTACAGTTTCTGTTTCTTCATATCTATATCAATTTCCCGCTTATGCTGCCTAACAAAGATCGTATGAAACGATACATTCGATACTCGGCTCCGTTAATGTTATCTGGGGTTGTTGCTTTCGGGTTAAGTGGCGCAGAGAGATGGTTGATTGCAGGAGCAACAAACTTAGAAACTTTGGGTATGTATGCTATCGCAGCTAAGTTTGCGTTGGCTGTCGGCATCCTAATTCAACCTTTCCATATGTGGTGGATGCCAAAAAGATTTGAGGCAATGGACAACAAAGGCGCCGGTTACGTCGCCAATGTCACGACGCAAGGCGCGGTATTGTTGTGCGTCATTTCGGTTACCGCCGCTTGGTTAAGCCAAATTTTTATTACAATCGCCCTACCCGAATCCTACCAACCCGCGGTTGCTTTGGTAGGTATGACCATTACTATGATGCTTTTCAAGGAGCTCGTTGAGCTGACGAACTTCGGTATTTTGTACAAGAAAAATACCACTCAACTGTTATATATCAACGTTACATCAACAGTTTTAGCCTTCATCGTTTGCTTCGCTTCCATAGAGTCAGGTATAGAGGCGATACTTTGGGGACTGATTGCTGGGCAGCTTTGCCGTTTCGCTCTCACTATTTGGTTTAGTCAACAAGCGCACTACCTCGCTTATCCGTCGAGCAACATTTTTGCCCTTCTGACGCTGACTGCACTATTTCTTTTAACCAGCCGTTACCACCAAAATATAGAAGTTTCGGCATTAATGTTGCTTCTTCAACCCTTAGGTGTCGTTGCTTTTGCAATTCGCTTTAAATTGATCTCGGGGGTTTCTTTGAAGAGCTTAACTCATACCTTCAATAACTACCTTGGTAAATCACTATGA
- a CDS encoding glycosyltransferase family 4 protein, whose translation MSNNSSDEVWLVIDSLTFGGIETHVLELAKGLKQFQIPVTVLFLCTYPQKQLLEEKLEANQIPTKHLDGNGNSYFNTLLHLVRTHRPALLHAHGYKASLITKLIRLLTGVRQISTYHAGETPSGKVWLYDFIDRFTSIVSNHSIVVSDKIARKLVSRTVCFNNFIDTQETQHSKGTQIAFVGRLSHEKGPDRFIELANANSQLKFDIYGSGVLEDELKQRATDNVRFHGHQNNMNAIWPNVGVLVICSRYEGLPMTALEAMARGIPVFSLKVGNMPSLIHHQTNGYLANDMDELNLALTTFLSQDEKQTAQLKQQAVNTVERRYSQSAVIPQIIELYSI comes from the coding sequence ATGAGCAACAACTCGTCTGATGAAGTTTGGCTGGTTATTGATAGCTTAACTTTTGGTGGTATTGAAACTCATGTGCTTGAGCTTGCTAAAGGGCTCAAGCAATTTCAAATTCCAGTGACGGTACTATTTCTTTGCACATACCCTCAAAAACAACTACTTGAAGAAAAGCTTGAAGCTAACCAAATTCCTACTAAACATCTAGACGGTAATGGCAATAGCTACTTCAACACATTGCTTCATCTTGTTCGAACGCATAGACCTGCCCTTTTACACGCTCACGGTTACAAAGCGAGTCTTATAACTAAGCTGATTCGTTTGTTAACGGGTGTAAGACAAATTTCAACCTACCATGCGGGCGAAACTCCTTCAGGCAAGGTATGGTTGTATGACTTTATTGACCGCTTCACTTCGATTGTTTCAAATCACTCGATTGTTGTTAGTGACAAAATTGCTCGTAAGCTCGTTTCTAGAACGGTTTGTTTTAATAACTTCATCGATACACAGGAAACTCAGCATTCAAAAGGAACGCAAATTGCTTTTGTAGGTCGGCTCAGCCACGAAAAAGGACCAGACAGGTTTATCGAGCTAGCCAACGCTAATAGTCAACTCAAGTTCGATATCTATGGTTCAGGCGTTCTCGAAGATGAACTCAAACAGCGTGCTACCGATAATGTTCGTTTTCACGGCCACCAGAACAACATGAATGCCATTTGGCCCAATGTTGGTGTTTTGGTCATTTGCTCTCGATATGAAGGCTTGCCAATGACGGCTTTGGAGGCCATGGCACGCGGCATACCTGTTTTTTCCCTCAAGGTTGGCAACATGCCTAGCCTGATCCATCATCAAACAAACGGTTATCTAGCCAATGATATGGACGAGCTAAACTTGGCTTTAACCACTTTCCTTTCCCAAGATGAAAAACAAACAGCCCAATTAAAACAACAGGCGGTCAATACTGTCGAGCGGAGATACTCTCAATCAGCAGTCATTCCTCAGATAATCGAGCTGTATTCAATCTGA
- a CDS encoding O-antigen ligase family protein, with amino-acid sequence MTLLSFGLAMLWYVVPHPAIVLVLCFVPLGALFVLNQTFWLVSLFVLFSFFRIHEAIPVLYSLKIPLLLSLGALSALMWHTLVSRQLQTFWHPSMTWLALFWGLVVIGVVLSSNPGIAITYFKNIYWKIIVMTLAIAWLVNTEDAVRKIATLIILAGGLIAVVALYNSSAGIGLVEGTRVTIGRQLGSVLGDPNDLSLVLMFPLAFAISFATTKGIGFSRILGILGLVLAMAAVIATQSRGGLLGSVAVFGIFGLRLIRSKSLLIFIGVIGLAVLFAVAGISDRQSGGAAEEGIDASAMGRLYAWEAAFKMALDNPFSGVGLNNFYSNYYYYSSHWDGLNHAVHSTWFGVLAEMGFLGLIVFIGIIISLIKTSRQTLSILTELKDSVSPYLTATALAVYAGVIGTVVSGTFLTQGFTWPIYILAALCIAISRIAQKRSQFENLNKTKE; translated from the coding sequence ATGACATTGCTTAGCTTTGGATTAGCAATGCTATGGTACGTGGTGCCTCACCCTGCGATTGTGTTGGTCTTATGTTTTGTTCCGTTAGGTGCTCTGTTTGTACTCAATCAAACATTTTGGCTTGTTAGCTTATTCGTTTTGTTTTCTTTCTTTCGCATTCATGAAGCTATTCCAGTTCTCTACTCGCTCAAGATCCCACTATTGCTCTCATTGGGCGCTCTTTCTGCACTCATGTGGCATACATTGGTAAGCCGACAGTTACAAACGTTCTGGCACCCAAGTATGACGTGGTTAGCCCTGTTTTGGGGGCTAGTGGTTATTGGCGTTGTACTCTCATCAAATCCCGGTATCGCCATTACCTACTTTAAGAATATCTACTGGAAAATCATTGTCATGACACTGGCAATCGCCTGGCTGGTTAATACAGAAGACGCCGTTCGTAAAATAGCGACGCTGATTATTTTGGCTGGCGGACTCATTGCCGTCGTAGCATTATATAATTCGTCAGCAGGCATCGGATTGGTGGAAGGCACTCGGGTTACCATAGGTCGCCAACTTGGATCTGTTCTTGGTGACCCAAATGATCTGTCGCTCGTGTTGATGTTTCCTCTTGCGTTCGCTATTAGCTTCGCAACGACTAAAGGGATTGGCTTTTCACGCATTCTTGGAATCCTAGGGCTTGTCCTCGCAATGGCAGCTGTCATCGCGACTCAAAGTCGTGGCGGGCTATTAGGTTCAGTCGCCGTATTTGGTATTTTCGGTCTGCGTCTCATCCGCTCAAAATCACTACTCATTTTCATCGGAGTCATTGGTTTAGCAGTTTTATTTGCGGTCGCTGGTATTTCAGATCGTCAATCAGGTGGTGCTGCAGAAGAAGGTATCGATGCGTCCGCAATGGGGCGTCTGTATGCGTGGGAAGCAGCATTCAAGATGGCATTGGATAATCCCTTCAGCGGTGTTGGTCTTAATAACTTCTACTCAAACTATTACTACTACAGCTCTCATTGGGACGGGCTCAACCACGCTGTACACAGTACATGGTTTGGTGTTCTGGCAGAGATGGGCTTCCTTGGCCTGATCGTTTTCATCGGCATCATCATTTCATTGATTAAAACCAGTAGGCAAACACTTTCGATTCTCACTGAGTTAAAGGACTCTGTCTCTCCGTATCTGACTGCCACGGCGCTAGCCGTCTATGCAGGCGTGATAGGTACGGTTGTGTCTGGTACCTTCCTGACTCAAGGCTTTACCTGGCCAATTTACATACTTGCTGCGTTATGTATTGCCATCTCAAGAATTGCTCAAAAACGTTCTCAATTTGAGAATCTTAACAAGACGAAAGAATAA
- a CDS encoding glycosyltransferase family 4 protein, translated as MKKKILFVHYGDDWIRGSEKCLLDLIKYMRNRSYDAFVWTNSRELSKQLELFNVPNELNRFPLLLSWKAPKYNVSSWLGLIDYGRELIEREGIDLVHVNSGAPCQWMLAAARLQKVPLVTQLHCPYPARDRLTLGLHLSPHIITVSRYVAQSIVRDGYPTSKVSVIHNGIDTAALIAQEEVDVRQELNIPAQDFIFATVGSLIHRKGVDRIMTAMRHVVFEYPNVSLVVIGDGSMMDKLQHQAEYLHLSDRIHFVGEQTNVVGWLKGCDAFISGARSEAFGLAVAEATLAKIPVIAPFEGGIPEFISHGKTGVLYPNHGIGPIAKSMRILVNNPQLCSKLGLAGYEHITQHHDLSVSCRKIVNVYRDLLEQPFVSERSIFSTFSPIKTYVANRLSLGGQHG; from the coding sequence GTGAAAAAGAAGATACTGTTTGTGCATTATGGTGACGATTGGATTCGAGGCAGTGAGAAATGTCTGCTTGATCTAATTAAGTACATGCGTAATCGCAGTTACGACGCATTTGTTTGGACTAATAGCCGAGAGCTTTCTAAGCAACTAGAACTGTTTAACGTTCCTAACGAGCTAAACCGTTTTCCATTGCTACTCAGTTGGAAAGCGCCTAAGTACAATGTTTCAAGCTGGCTCGGACTGATTGACTATGGACGTGAATTGATCGAACGAGAGGGAATAGATCTTGTTCATGTCAACAGCGGGGCGCCTTGCCAATGGATGTTGGCCGCAGCTCGCCTACAAAAAGTGCCTTTAGTGACCCAGCTGCACTGCCCTTACCCTGCAAGAGATCGACTTACGCTTGGGCTACATCTTTCTCCGCACATTATTACGGTAAGCCGCTACGTCGCGCAATCCATTGTGCGCGATGGATACCCAACTAGTAAAGTCTCAGTGATACATAACGGTATTGATACCGCAGCGCTTATCGCGCAAGAAGAAGTCGACGTGCGCCAAGAGCTTAACATTCCAGCGCAAGATTTCATTTTCGCTACGGTCGGCTCCTTAATCCATCGCAAAGGCGTCGATCGAATCATGACGGCAATGCGCCATGTAGTATTCGAATATCCAAACGTAAGCCTTGTTGTCATTGGTGATGGTTCGATGATGGATAAGCTCCAGCATCAAGCAGAGTATCTGCACCTTTCAGATCGGATTCATTTTGTTGGAGAGCAAACTAATGTCGTTGGATGGCTAAAAGGCTGTGATGCATTCATAAGTGGGGCTCGAAGCGAAGCTTTTGGTCTTGCTGTAGCAGAAGCAACCCTAGCTAAAATCCCTGTTATCGCTCCCTTCGAAGGAGGAATCCCTGAATTTATCTCACATGGTAAGACCGGCGTTCTCTACCCAAACCATGGTATTGGCCCTATCGCTAAATCTATGCGTATTCTGGTCAACAATCCGCAGCTATGCAGCAAGCTTGGGCTAGCGGGCTACGAGCATATCACTCAGCACCATGACCTCTCAGTCAGTTGTCGAAAAATCGTCAATGTTTATCGTGACTTACTTGAACAGCCTTTTGTTTCAGAGCGGTCTATCTTCAGCACTTTTTCACCAATTAAGACTTACGTAGCGAATCGCCTTTCACTAGGAGGTCAGCATGGCTAA
- a CDS encoding sigma-54-dependent transcriptional regulator → MKPKVLLIEDSTSLAILYKQYVKDEPYDLFHVETGREAIAFIERNVPQLVILDLKLPDMDGEQILDWINDNQVPTSVVIATAHGSVDLAVNLVQKGAKDFLEKPINADRLKTSIALHLQQAKLEHLVEDIENKFDRNRFHGFIGSSLPMQGVYKIIDSVAPTTASVFIVGESGTGKEVCAEAIHNESKRKDKPFVAINCGAIPKDLMESEIFGHVKGAFTGATADRKGAASMANGGTLFLDELCEMELEMQKKLLRFLQTGTFTPLGANKEMKVDVRIICATNRDPLVEVEEGRFREDLYYRVHVVPLDMPPLRERGNDILTLATHFLKLYAKEDGKKFNAIHRDAESTLKRFAWPGNVRQLQNIVRNIVVLNDDSHLRLEHLPEQVTTSRKSKPSLTPQQPAPVAVPPAHSDNEQALETKHIEQPISSNAQTDKTVMIRPMWQIEREAIQQAIDYCDGNVLNAAVLLELSPSTVYRKKQAWEAEDEQQLV, encoded by the coding sequence ATGAAACCAAAAGTATTACTTATTGAAGACTCGACTTCGCTGGCGATTTTGTACAAGCAGTATGTAAAAGATGAGCCTTATGACTTGTTTCACGTAGAGACAGGGAGAGAAGCCATCGCCTTTATAGAAAGAAACGTTCCGCAATTGGTTATTCTCGATCTCAAATTGCCGGACATGGATGGCGAACAGATACTTGATTGGATCAATGACAATCAAGTACCAACATCAGTTGTTATCGCAACTGCACATGGCTCTGTCGATCTTGCGGTGAACCTTGTTCAAAAAGGCGCGAAAGACTTTCTTGAAAAGCCGATCAATGCCGACCGTTTGAAAACCTCCATCGCGCTACACCTGCAACAAGCTAAGCTCGAACACCTTGTGGAAGATATTGAGAACAAGTTTGATCGCAATCGCTTCCACGGTTTTATTGGCTCAAGCTTACCTATGCAGGGTGTCTATAAGATCATTGACTCGGTCGCGCCGACCACAGCCAGCGTGTTCATTGTTGGCGAAAGTGGTACCGGTAAAGAAGTCTGTGCCGAAGCGATTCACAATGAAAGTAAACGCAAAGATAAGCCGTTTGTCGCCATCAACTGTGGCGCAATTCCGAAAGACCTGATGGAAAGTGAAATATTTGGTCATGTCAAAGGTGCATTTACTGGCGCGACGGCTGACAGAAAAGGCGCTGCATCGATGGCAAATGGCGGAACGCTGTTCTTAGATGAGCTTTGTGAGATGGAATTAGAGATGCAGAAGAAACTGTTAAGATTCCTCCAAACCGGTACCTTCACCCCACTCGGCGCAAACAAAGAAATGAAGGTCGACGTCCGCATTATCTGTGCGACTAACCGAGATCCTTTGGTTGAAGTTGAAGAAGGACGATTTAGGGAAGATCTCTATTATCGTGTCCACGTCGTTCCACTTGATATGCCACCTCTTAGGGAGCGCGGCAATGACATCCTTACTTTAGCAACCCACTTCCTTAAACTTTATGCCAAAGAAGATGGGAAAAAGTTCAACGCAATTCACCGCGATGCGGAATCAACATTGAAGCGTTTTGCATGGCCGGGTAATGTGCGCCAATTGCAAAACATTGTACGTAACATTGTGGTGCTCAATGACGACAGCCATCTACGTCTAGAGCATTTACCTGAGCAAGTCACGACGAGCCGTAAATCGAAACCTAGTCTTACCCCGCAACAACCTGCGCCAGTAGCAGTCCCGCCTGCTCATTCAGATAACGAACAAGCGCTAGAAACTAAGCATATTGAGCAGCCAATATCATCGAATGCTCAAACAGATAAAACGGTCATGATTAGACCAATGTGGCAGATCGAACGCGAAGCCATTCAGCAAGCCATTGACTATTGTGATGGTAACGTTTTAAACGCCGCAGTGTTATTGGAGTTAAGCCCTTCAACGGTTTATCGCAAGAAACAAGCTTGGGAAGCAGAAGATGAGCAACAACTCGTCTGA